A stretch of Lentibacillus sp. JNUCC-1 DNA encodes these proteins:
- the sufB gene encoding Fe-S cluster assembly protein SufB → MAKEMPEMEEYKYGFHDKDISVFRTERGLTKTVVEEISRQKDEPEWMLEQRLKALEIFYSKPMPQWGGDLSELNFDEIIYYVKPSEAQGRSWDEVPEEIKNTFDALGIPEAEQKYLAGVSAQYESEVVYQSLEKDLEEMGIIFKDTDTALREHEDLFREYFGKVIPAADNKFSALNTAVWSGGSFIYVPKGVQTTSPLQAYFRINSENMGQFERTLIIVDEGASVHYVEGCTAPVYTTNSLHSAVVEIFVKKDAYCRYTTIQNWANNVYNLVTKRATCDENATMEWIDGNMGSKLTMKYPSVLLRGEGSRGTTISIALAGKGQHQDAGAKMHHLAPNTSSSIVSKSISKHGGKVSYRGIVHFGRKADNARSNIECDTLIMDNISTSDTIPYNEIYNDNISLEHEAKVSKVSEEQLFYLMSRGLEEQEATDMIVMGFIEPFTKELPMEYAVEMNRLIKHEMEGSIG, encoded by the coding sequence ATGGCTAAAGAAATGCCAGAAATGGAAGAGTATAAATATGGATTCCATGATAAAGATATTTCAGTTTTCCGCACGGAGAGAGGTCTCACGAAAACCGTCGTCGAGGAAATTTCACGTCAAAAAGATGAACCTGAATGGATGCTGGAACAACGCTTGAAAGCATTAGAAATATTTTACAGCAAACCAATGCCTCAATGGGGCGGGGATCTCTCTGAATTGAACTTTGATGAGATCATTTACTATGTTAAACCATCTGAAGCCCAAGGCAGATCTTGGGATGAAGTGCCTGAAGAAATTAAGAATACGTTTGATGCACTCGGTATCCCAGAAGCTGAACAAAAGTATCTTGCTGGTGTGTCTGCACAATATGAATCTGAAGTGGTTTATCAAAGCCTTGAAAAAGATCTCGAGGAAATGGGGATTATTTTTAAGGATACCGACACAGCACTAAGAGAACATGAAGATTTATTCCGTGAATATTTCGGGAAAGTCATCCCGGCTGCAGATAATAAATTCTCGGCCTTGAATACAGCAGTTTGGTCAGGTGGTTCATTCATCTATGTACCAAAAGGTGTGCAAACAACCTCGCCGCTTCAGGCTTATTTCCGCATTAACTCGGAAAATATGGGGCAGTTTGAGCGCACGTTGATCATAGTTGATGAAGGTGCTTCTGTCCATTATGTTGAAGGGTGTACGGCACCAGTATATACAACTAACTCCTTGCACAGTGCGGTCGTTGAAATCTTTGTTAAGAAAGACGCGTATTGCCGCTATACAACGATTCAAAACTGGGCAAACAACGTTTATAACTTGGTTACGAAACGTGCAACATGCGATGAGAACGCGACAATGGAATGGATCGATGGTAATATGGGATCCAAACTGACAATGAAATATCCGTCCGTACTTCTTCGCGGAGAAGGATCACGCGGTACGACGATCTCAATTGCACTTGCCGGTAAAGGTCAGCACCAAGATGCCGGTGCGAAAATGCATCACTTAGCACCAAACACATCGTCATCAATCGTGTCCAAGTCGATTTCCAAACATGGCGGAAAGGTGTCTTATCGCGGGATCGTTCACTTCGGCCGCAAAGCTGACAACGCCCGCTCGAACATCGAGTGCGATACGCTGATTATGGATAATATATCCACATCAGATACCATTCCGTACAATGAGATTTATAACGACAACATCTCATTGGAACACGAAGCAAAAGTCTCGAAAGTATCTGAAGAGCAGCTGTTCTACTTGATGAGCAGAGGTCTTGAAGAGCAAGAAGCTACAGACATGATTGTTATGGGCTTCATCGAGCCATTTACCAAAGAACTTCCAATGGAATATGCCGTTGAAATGAACCGTCTGATCAAACATGAGATGGAAGGTTCAATCGGCTAA
- a CDS encoding sulfite exporter TauE/SafE family protein — MVYVICILIGIMTAFAGSLIGLGGGVVLVPTMLLLYQYSDAFGWATPQTIVGISLVAMVFTGLSSTLTYYKKGRIDTKTGTLFLFGSIPGGVIGAWLNQFINAESFSLYFGLLMIGLSLLFFIKRKDPDQGLSSEDKHVRTFTLNGEVYRYRVSVWLAFFLSLGVGMLSGLFGIGGGSIMVPAMILLFGIPAHIAAATSMFMILFASIISSGTHIALGHVAWEYVFFFIPGAYIGGTLGAKVNQLLKGNTLELILRIMLVLIGLRLIYDGIA, encoded by the coding sequence TTGGTTTATGTTATCTGTATTTTAATTGGTATTATGACTGCATTTGCCGGCAGCCTTATTGGTCTTGGCGGCGGAGTGGTGCTTGTTCCCACAATGCTATTGCTGTATCAGTATTCTGATGCATTCGGATGGGCGACGCCGCAGACAATTGTAGGGATTTCACTGGTGGCGATGGTGTTTACCGGGTTGTCCTCCACATTGACGTATTATAAAAAGGGGCGTATCGATACCAAGACAGGTACTCTTTTTTTATTTGGAAGTATTCCAGGAGGGGTCATAGGCGCTTGGTTGAATCAGTTTATTAATGCCGAGAGCTTTTCTTTGTATTTCGGCCTTTTAATGATCGGATTGTCATTGCTTTTTTTCATCAAGCGTAAAGACCCTGATCAAGGGCTGTCGAGTGAAGACAAACATGTTCGCACGTTTACACTGAATGGAGAAGTATACCGCTATAGAGTATCGGTCTGGCTCGCATTCTTTCTGTCGCTTGGTGTTGGAATGTTGTCAGGTTTATTCGGTATCGGCGGTGGTTCTATTATGGTGCCAGCAATGATCCTTTTATTCGGCATACCTGCCCACATTGCAGCCGCCACATCAATGTTCATGATATTATTTGCCAGCATCATCAGCTCTGGCACACATATTGCACTTGGCCATGTTGCCTGGGAGTATGTATTTTTCTTCATTCCTGGTGCTTATATTGGCGGGACCCTTGGGGCAAAAGTCAATCAATTGCTCAAAGGCAATACCCTTGAACTTATTTTAAGAATTATGCTCGTGCTTATAGGCCTCAGATTAATTTATGATGGAATTGCTTAA
- a CDS encoding bifunctional metallophosphatase/5'-nucleotidase codes for MQETIHIYYTNDLHSYFEHWPQVVGFLKDKQMQDEVNGHTSLRVDIGDHVDRVHPIAEAFMGKANIELLNEADYDVVTLGNNEGITMAHEDLEDLYNEASFSVVCANLSSETDRTPSWLQSHVQIQSLHGLRIGFIGLTAPFNDFYELLDWHVESPYVTLDDHLHDMKQSCDVIVLLSHLGLSEDQEIARRFPEIDIIIGGHTHHLLKTGEYVGNTLITAAGKQCQYVGEVVLHWNNNIQRLVKKEAYAVDISHLAKDMPTSQKLQQLDEEADRILSVPVGYTSRTLKARWFNHTELMQALTDTLLNWTGADVAMLNAGLILDDIPAGEITYKRIHSVCPHPINPCVVKVTGAELLEIIRMAETKDFTEIKLKGFGFRGEVIGKMIYSGIRLETVKRSDGEEVIINATINGVSIQPDESYRLATADTFTFGRLLPEVAKSESKTFFLPEFLRDLLLKTVKNLKL; via the coding sequence ATGCAGGAAACGATCCATATTTATTATACCAACGATCTTCACAGTTATTTCGAGCATTGGCCTCAGGTCGTAGGTTTTTTGAAAGACAAACAAATGCAGGATGAGGTCAACGGTCATACTTCCCTTCGTGTGGACATTGGTGACCATGTTGACCGGGTGCATCCCATAGCCGAAGCATTTATGGGGAAAGCCAATATTGAGCTTCTGAATGAGGCGGATTATGATGTTGTCACACTTGGGAACAATGAGGGCATTACAATGGCACATGAAGATCTTGAAGACTTGTATAACGAAGCATCATTCAGCGTTGTATGCGCCAATCTTTCTAGTGAAACCGATAGAACACCGAGCTGGCTTCAGTCACACGTTCAAATTCAATCATTACATGGGCTCCGAATCGGGTTTATCGGGTTAACGGCTCCATTCAATGATTTTTATGAACTGCTTGATTGGCATGTTGAGAGCCCATATGTCACACTGGATGACCATCTGCATGACATGAAACAATCGTGTGATGTGATTGTGTTGCTCTCACACCTTGGTTTGAGTGAAGATCAGGAAATTGCCCGTCGTTTTCCAGAAATCGATATCATCATCGGCGGACACACGCACCATCTCTTAAAAACGGGTGAATACGTCGGGAATACACTAATTACGGCAGCAGGCAAGCAGTGTCAATATGTTGGAGAAGTTGTTTTACATTGGAATAATAACATCCAAAGGCTTGTTAAAAAAGAAGCTTATGCGGTTGATATCAGTCACTTGGCCAAAGATATGCCCACTTCCCAGAAGCTTCAGCAATTGGATGAAGAAGCAGACCGAATTTTATCTGTGCCTGTTGGTTATACGTCTCGTACACTAAAGGCACGGTGGTTCAATCATACGGAATTAATGCAGGCTCTGACGGATACATTGTTGAACTGGACTGGTGCAGATGTTGCGATGTTAAACGCGGGTCTCATTCTCGACGATATTCCGGCCGGAGAGATCACCTACAAGCGAATTCACAGCGTGTGTCCCCATCCGATCAACCCGTGTGTTGTGAAAGTTACTGGAGCGGAATTGCTTGAAATCATCCGTATGGCGGAAACGAAAGACTTCACAGAGATCAAGCTGAAAGGGTTCGGTTTTCGCGGCGAGGTTATTGGCAAAATGATCTATTCGGGAATAAGGCTGGAGACAGTCAAACGTTCTGACGGTGAGGAAGTTATTATAAATGCAACCATTAATGGGGTTTCCATTCAGCCGGATGAATCGTACCGACTGGCAACAGCGGACACCTTCACATTTGGCAGACTTCTCCCGGAAGTGGCTAAATCGGAAAGCAAAACATTTTTTCTGCCGGAGTTTTTAAGGGATCTGCTTCTTAAAACAGTGAAGAATCTTAAACTTTGA
- a CDS encoding YunC family protein, which yields MITVNPLEIEGMMFTAIRVELPKTNLLVITNETGYVMCGALDVEVFNSLLADRNVIAARALGVKTIDELLEAPLESVTDASQTFYGWKPGIPVREALLNIA from the coding sequence ATGATCACCGTGAATCCGCTTGAAATTGAAGGTATGATGTTTACTGCCATTCGGGTTGAACTGCCCAAGACGAATCTGCTTGTCATAACAAACGAAACCGGGTATGTTATGTGCGGCGCACTGGATGTTGAAGTATTTAACAGCCTTCTTGCGGACCGAAATGTCATCGCAGCGAGAGCCCTTGGTGTAAAAACGATCGATGAGTTGCTGGAAGCACCCTTAGAAAGCGTCACAGATGCATCACAGACATTCTATGGTTGGAAGCCTGGTATTCCGGTAAGAGAAGCCCTGTTAAATATCGCTTGA
- the yunB gene encoding sporulation protein YunB, whose amino-acid sequence MMRKKRLKRTRTPPQAKNIMILTSIVFALMVYGSIELIDKGIEPTLMDIGTAKTKAFATRAINTAVKFAEDYEFEEVSTVTYDDEGKVATFNWNSAVISEINRVATDRVEEFFHSMNEGKLPEYDEALEEIPEFGEGAEDLSKKDLTVVEIPVGQATGNTILANLGPKVPVNMEFVGSVHTDVVRESEPFGINATFYTIYLIVEAEVQVVIPFTTEVMPVKTRIDIDSGVIMGDIPEFYGGGNNDPSISVPKKDITGD is encoded by the coding sequence ATGATGAGAAAAAAGCGGTTGAAGCGAACCCGCACGCCGCCTCAGGCCAAAAATATTATGATTTTGACGAGTATTGTGTTTGCATTAATGGTTTATGGCAGCATTGAGTTAATTGACAAAGGGATCGAACCGACTTTAATGGACATCGGAACTGCAAAAACAAAAGCATTTGCGACACGGGCGATTAATACAGCCGTTAAATTCGCCGAGGATTATGAGTTTGAAGAAGTATCGACCGTTACTTATGACGATGAAGGAAAAGTTGCGACTTTTAATTGGAATTCAGCTGTAATTAGTGAAATCAATCGAGTTGCCACGGATCGGGTAGAGGAGTTCTTTCACAGTATGAACGAGGGAAAGTTGCCTGAGTATGATGAGGCACTAGAAGAAATACCGGAGTTTGGTGAAGGGGCTGAAGATTTATCCAAAAAAGATTTAACAGTAGTTGAAATTCCTGTGGGTCAGGCGACAGGCAATACCATTTTAGCTAACCTCGGGCCAAAAGTACCAGTGAATATGGAGTTTGTAGGCAGTGTTCATACAGACGTGGTAAGAGAAAGTGAACCCTTTGGTATTAATGCTACATTTTATACGATTTATTTAATTGTAGAAGCAGAGGTACAGGTGGTCATACCCTTTACGACAGAGGTAATGCCGGTGAAAACCCGGATTGACATCGATTCTGGCGTTATTATGGGAGACATCCCTGAGTTTTACGGCGGAGGTAATAATGATCCCTCAATTTCAGTTCCAAAAAAAGATATAACAGGGGATTAA
- a CDS encoding methionine/alanine import family NSS transporter small subunit, which produces MSGSAIAVMVLGMVIIWGGLAASVLYAAQKARKQ; this is translated from the coding sequence ATGAGTGGAAGCGCGATCGCTGTTATGGTACTCGGAATGGTCATTATTTGGGGAGGCTTAGCTGCCAGCGTGCTCTACGCTGCCCAGAAAGCCCGTAAACAATAA
- a CDS encoding M23 family metallopeptidase — translation MNDTIYGVSPLFSHKTKILFLGVVIFLAHPLSIYADDSAKNTVWDERMALYKKTEALTLIPWYYLAAIDQYERSIKKNVPDDEMISLDMDPLEWHGAGNITLANDMDAITVFNGIGLDGDGDGKADIENPEDVLYTFAVQLMKEGPSMEDIHIALWNYYQRDLTVQTIKNTAKVYRKFQSIELTDRDFPVATNYNYSYKNTWGDRRGFGGLRIHEGTDIFADYGVPVKSTTYGVVELKGWNLYGGWRIGIRDIHNIYHYYAHMSGYTEDIKVGTVVKPGDQLGSVGSTGYGPPGTSGKFPPHLHYGMYKDNGYSEWSFDPFPYLRKWERMSKNNQ, via the coding sequence ATGAATGACACAATTTACGGAGTGAGCCCATTGTTCAGTCATAAAACTAAAATTCTGTTTTTGGGTGTTGTCATATTCCTGGCACACCCCCTTTCAATCTATGCAGATGACTCAGCGAAAAACACTGTATGGGATGAGCGCATGGCGCTTTATAAAAAAACGGAGGCTCTAACCCTCATCCCCTGGTATTATTTAGCTGCAATCGACCAATATGAACGCAGCATTAAAAAGAACGTTCCAGATGATGAAATGATCTCCTTGGATATGGATCCTTTGGAATGGCATGGTGCAGGCAACATCACCCTAGCAAATGATATGGATGCCATAACTGTCTTTAACGGTATTGGCCTTGACGGGGATGGGGATGGTAAAGCAGATATTGAAAATCCCGAAGATGTTTTGTACACATTTGCTGTGCAACTGATGAAAGAAGGCCCGTCCATGGAGGATATTCACATCGCCCTATGGAATTACTACCAGCGTGACTTAACGGTTCAGACCATTAAAAACACGGCTAAAGTTTACCGGAAATTTCAATCCATTGAATTGACCGATCGGGATTTCCCTGTGGCGACCAATTATAATTATAGTTATAAGAATACTTGGGGAGACCGCCGTGGATTTGGAGGCCTTCGCATTCATGAAGGCACAGACATCTTTGCTGACTATGGCGTTCCCGTCAAATCAACCACATATGGTGTTGTCGAATTAAAAGGTTGGAATTTATACGGTGGATGGCGCATAGGGATCCGTGATATTCACAACATCTATCATTACTATGCCCATATGAGCGGTTATACAGAGGATATCAAAGTAGGAACTGTCGTCAAACCAGGCGACCAGCTTGGCAGCGTTGGTTCAACGGGATATGGTCCACCAGGGACTTCAGGCAAATTCCCACCACACCTCCATTATGGTATGTACAAAGATAACGGTTATAGCGAATGGTCATTTGACCCCTTCCCTTATTTACGAAAATGGGAGCGCATGAGTAAGAATAACCAGTAA
- a CDS encoding YhcN/YlaJ family sporulation lipoprotein, whose amino-acid sequence MRLLFLTVACSGLLFMSACANDNNNAIDDGNDTLNNLHPDEELSNQDHTSDNEKDYRLGYVRFKKEQLDQNAEDDRMITVDRKKMADIITRTILRNKGFDEVATLVTSDTVLIAYDKADDREAQQAADIAKQTAVAVMPSFYKVYVSDNKILINDIHSLHNSSVANPDYKNTIESIITEMKKSPQGIDQNKKMPSDGENE is encoded by the coding sequence TTGCGATTATTATTTCTAACAGTGGCATGCAGTGGCTTACTCTTCATGTCGGCCTGTGCCAACGATAATAACAATGCTATTGATGATGGAAATGACACCCTTAACAACTTGCATCCCGACGAAGAACTGAGTAATCAGGACCATACGTCTGATAACGAAAAAGATTACCGACTAGGTTATGTCAGGTTTAAGAAAGAACAGCTCGATCAAAATGCAGAAGATGACCGCATGATCACCGTCGACCGGAAAAAAATGGCTGACATCATCACACGCACCATACTCCGGAACAAGGGATTTGATGAGGTCGCAACACTCGTCACAAGCGACACCGTTTTGATTGCATATGACAAGGCAGATGACCGTGAGGCGCAACAAGCTGCCGACATAGCGAAACAAACAGCCGTCGCAGTGATGCCAAGCTTTTATAAGGTTTATGTATCTGACAACAAGATACTGATCAACGACATTCACAGCTTGCACAACTCAAGTGTCGCCAATCCTGACTACAAGAATACGATCGAAAGCATCATTACTGAAATGAAAAAATCTCCTCAAGGCATTGATCAAAATAAAAAAATGCCATCTGACGGCGAAAATGAATGA
- a CDS encoding YutD family protein encodes MVEINGKTYEIIKNVRDGFDAEAIEEKYSDILTKYDYIVGDWGYEQLRLKGFYQDRNPKANYESKYSAIADYIYEYCNFGCAHFILKKIDK; translated from the coding sequence GTGGTGGAAATTAACGGCAAAACCTATGAAATCATAAAGAACGTTCGGGATGGTTTTGATGCTGAGGCCATAGAAGAGAAATACAGCGATATCCTGACCAAATACGATTACATTGTGGGTGATTGGGGTTATGAACAATTACGGCTGAAAGGATTTTATCAAGATCGGAATCCAAAAGCCAATTATGAATCGAAGTATAGTGCAATAGCAGATTACATATACGAGTATTGTAACTTTGGATGTGCCCATTTCATTTTGAAAAAAATAGATAAATAA
- a CDS encoding amidase family protein — protein MLHDYFENRVLISPVYHSGAQKHGHVYKEIFSIRKTYTEYMTYTAYANVWALPALVIPVGKDDNGMPMSVQLMSKNGNEEKLFKLGELIEKEWGGYQRCTLHDQ, from the coding sequence GTGCTTCATGATTACTTTGAAAATCGTGTCCTGATTTCTCCGGTCTATCACAGTGGTGCCCAAAAACACGGACATGTCTATAAAGAAATCTTCTCCATCCGAAAAACATATACAGAATATATGACCTATACAGCGTATGCGAATGTCTGGGCGCTCCCAGCTCTTGTAATTCCCGTCGGAAAAGATGACAACGGCATGCCTATGTCGGTACAGCTTATGAGTAAAAATGGTAACGAGGAAAAGTTATTCAAACTAGGAGAGTTGATCGAGAAAGAATGGGGCGGTTATCAAAGGTGCACATTGCATGATCAGTAA
- a CDS encoding amidase family protein — protein MIDKTDFSWDATHIMKMLRAHKITSEGVTRQFIGHIQTINPVLNAMVEHRFKEALDEARLADERLVSGKNIRPLEGVPISVKESFDVKGMSTTGGLVHRHVLRAKNDAEVIRRLREAGAIILGKTNTPALCFCQETDNKLYGRTNNPWDLTSTAGGSSGGEGALLAAGGAAAGLGSDIGGSIRFPAHFNGVVGFKPGRYQVSDAGHYPPSGPLYNAGCSAWGQWASLSAI, from the coding sequence ATGATCGACAAAACAGATTTTTCCTGGGATGCAACCCATATTATGAAAATGCTGCGAGCTCATAAAATAACGAGTGAAGGAGTTACAAGACAATTTATCGGACACATTCAAACGATTAATCCCGTATTAAATGCTATGGTGGAACATCGGTTTAAAGAGGCTTTAGACGAAGCGCGCCTGGCTGATGAACGTTTGGTTTCCGGTAAAAACATCCGCCCCTTAGAAGGCGTGCCAATTAGTGTCAAAGAATCTTTTGATGTAAAAGGAATGAGTACGACAGGTGGCCTTGTGCACAGGCATGTTTTACGTGCAAAAAATGATGCTGAGGTTATTAGACGTTTGAGAGAAGCAGGTGCCATTATTTTAGGTAAAACGAACACACCTGCACTTTGTTTTTGCCAGGAAACAGATAACAAATTATATGGAAGAACCAACAATCCCTGGGATCTGACCAGTACTGCCGGAGGATCAAGCGGTGGTGAAGGTGCGCTGCTAGCTGCAGGCGGGGCCGCTGCTGGCTTAGGGTCAGACATTGGCGGCTCCATTCGTTTCCCTGCCCATTTCAATGGGGTCGTAGGATTCAAGCCAGGGCGTTATCAGGTCAGTGATGCTGGCCATTACCCTCCTTCCGGCCCCCTTTACAACGCAGGATGCTCGGCATGGGGCCAATGGGCAAGTCTGTCCGCGATATGA
- a CDS encoding SAF domain-containing protein, with translation MLESKRRAIIFFIIAILLAATSGYLVLKKVQTLNADLGTMVNVYVAGKDVSSRAVITPDDITTEEMPKKYVRDEYIQDPEDFKNKVSVVPLSEGNIITKSILKEASSVTEANNRLISIPKSDPVFFDERLTALDRVDIIVSHEVEGEMKTEVFMKDVKVATITKIDDKFSGVQLEVALEDAPELIHMHHYADRFRVVKANVGKAKRPHNVPATEENDAEAENDAPAEKKLNKRTLKTAKKKSKKRSQKR, from the coding sequence ATGCTCGAGTCGAAAAGAAGAGCCATTATCTTTTTTATTATCGCTATTTTGCTTGCAGCCACATCAGGCTATTTGGTTCTTAAGAAAGTACAGACATTAAACGCCGATTTAGGAACCATGGTGAACGTTTATGTGGCAGGAAAAGATGTGTCATCACGGGCGGTGATCACACCAGATGACATCACGACGGAAGAAATGCCGAAGAAATACGTCAGAGATGAATACATACAAGATCCGGAAGATTTCAAGAACAAAGTCTCTGTCGTACCTTTGTCAGAAGGAAACATTATCACAAAGTCTATTCTTAAAGAAGCTTCTTCCGTTACAGAAGCAAATAACCGTTTGATTTCAATACCTAAATCAGATCCTGTATTTTTTGATGAAAGATTAACAGCACTTGACCGGGTGGATATTATCGTATCCCATGAGGTTGAAGGTGAGATGAAGACCGAGGTATTCATGAAGGATGTCAAGGTTGCAACAATCACTAAAATTGATGATAAATTTTCGGGTGTCCAATTGGAAGTTGCACTTGAAGATGCGCCGGAACTGATTCATATGCATCACTATGCAGACCGATTTCGTGTCGTAAAAGCAAATGTTGGTAAGGCAAAACGACCACATAACGTCCCGGCAACAGAAGAAAATGATGCAGAAGCTGAAAACGACGCACCAGCAGAAAAGAAGCTAAACAAGAGGACGCTGAAGACAGCAAAGAAAAAGAGCAAGAAGAGAAGCCAAAAAAGATGA
- a CDS encoding AAA family ATPase produces MKTMSDIYIFGHNDELYPIVEATVAEGFQLKHVTPEDLKKLTIQIVLVLKTEEESPLDQVQHVLSEQPDAAVVFVNNQPEFELLRDLTRLGVNDYFVLPEEEWLLTERIKGLAEAKLISKENTTAEGFRRGGGKVFTFYSGKGGTGKSLISSTFAQTLKLESTGKVLYIDLNMQYGGAETFLGIDSERSVIDLLPVINELNEHHLRNVSETLEPSGLDVLVSPRDAEIAEKIDESFIMRLIRASKRSYDFIIIDTPSNLDVKTFTALEESDRIYYLMNLDTISIRVLKGVETLLKQLGVDPEERLELIINFKGKDNELSKKDIERFVTYTIASEIRRDFKGVQAHMNKGEPLRREPQEKKLTPVAKDIQKWVRSMLK; encoded by the coding sequence ATGAAAACGATGAGTGACATATATATATTCGGGCATAATGACGAGCTGTACCCAATTGTTGAAGCCACAGTAGCTGAAGGCTTTCAATTGAAACACGTGACGCCCGAAGACTTGAAGAAATTGACCATCCAGATCGTCTTGGTTCTTAAAACAGAGGAAGAGTCGCCGCTCGATCAAGTTCAACACGTTTTATCAGAACAGCCTGATGCAGCAGTTGTTTTTGTAAATAATCAGCCGGAATTCGAACTGCTGCGGGACTTGACCCGGCTTGGAGTGAATGACTATTTTGTTCTGCCTGAAGAGGAGTGGTTGCTCACAGAACGCATTAAAGGACTTGCTGAAGCAAAGCTCATTTCAAAAGAAAATACGACTGCTGAAGGATTTAGGCGGGGTGGCGGTAAAGTCTTTACCTTTTACAGCGGGAAAGGCGGTACGGGTAAGTCACTGATCAGTTCGACATTTGCTCAAACGCTTAAACTAGAATCTACTGGAAAGGTGCTCTACATTGACTTGAATATGCAATACGGGGGAGCCGAAACTTTTCTTGGAATTGACAGTGAGCGGTCTGTGATAGATTTGTTGCCTGTCATCAACGAGCTAAACGAACATCACCTCAGAAATGTATCAGAAACATTAGAGCCATCCGGGCTTGACGTGCTTGTGAGTCCGCGGGATGCCGAGATAGCCGAAAAAATTGATGAGTCCTTTATTATGCGGCTGATCCGGGCAAGTAAGAGAAGTTATGATTTCATTATCATTGATACCCCATCCAATCTTGATGTTAAAACCTTTACAGCACTGGAAGAGTCCGATCGAATCTATTACTTAATGAATCTTGATACCATATCCATTCGGGTCCTTAAAGGGGTTGAAACGTTACTAAAGCAGCTCGGTGTAGATCCGGAAGAACGTCTCGAACTTATTATTAACTTCAAAGGAAAAGACAATGAACTATCAAAGAAAGATATCGAGCGCTTCGTTACGTATACGATTGCCAGTGAAATACGCAGGGACTTTAAAGGCGTTCAAGCTCACATGAATAAAGGAGAACCTTTAAGGCGTGAGCCTCAAGAGAAGAAATTGACCCCCGTGGCCAAAGATATTCAGAAATGGGTTCGTTCAATGCTGAAATAA